One stretch of Armatimonadota bacterium DNA includes these proteins:
- a CDS encoding FAD binding domain-containing protein, with amino-acid sequence MKAFELHNPAALKEAIQLLDATDTLGHRVKLMAGGQDLLTEMKSHLAEPATVVNLKHLPGMNHITWSDRDGLLIGALATIDALTVHPLVQRHAPALAMAAAVVGSPQIRHIGTLGGNLCQRPRCWYYRNENIICLKKGGDRCYAAVGENKYHAILGGGPSYIVHPSDTAPALIALNARVTLVSAKGARTIPLQSFYALPTVDVRKETVLRPDEILTEIHIPNAPMNAHSAYIKFREKESMDFAMSAAAAALEMNNGVVAECRLALGGVAPVPWRAEAAEAALRGKRLTTAAIDIATAAALKDAQPLEHNGYKVPLTRTILKRAIRQAAA; translated from the coding sequence ATGAAAGCCTTTGAACTGCACAATCCAGCAGCCCTGAAGGAAGCGATCCAGTTGTTGGATGCCACCGACACACTGGGACATCGCGTCAAGCTGATGGCCGGCGGGCAGGACCTTCTGACGGAGATGAAGTCGCACCTCGCAGAGCCGGCCACGGTAGTCAACCTCAAGCATCTCCCTGGGATGAACCACATTACCTGGAGTGACCGCGACGGCCTCTTGATCGGTGCATTGGCAACCATTGATGCGTTGACGGTCCATCCACTGGTACAGCGTCACGCACCGGCACTGGCGATGGCCGCCGCCGTCGTGGGATCACCGCAGATCCGCCATATCGGCACACTTGGCGGCAACCTGTGCCAGCGGCCCAGGTGCTGGTACTACCGCAACGAGAATATCATCTGCCTGAAGAAGGGCGGTGACCGCTGTTACGCGGCCGTCGGCGAGAACAAATACCACGCGATACTGGGCGGCGGACCCTCGTATATCGTCCATCCTTCCGACACGGCGCCGGCGCTTATCGCGCTCAACGCCCGAGTCACCCTGGTCAGCGCCAAGGGCGCCCGCACCATCCCCCTGCAGTCGTTCTATGCCCTGCCGACCGTGGATGTGCGTAAAGAGACGGTGCTCCGCCCGGACGAGATACTCACGGAGATTCACATTCCCAACGCACCGATGAATGCGCACAGCGCGTACATCAAGTTTCGTGAGAAGGAGAGTATGGATTTTGCCATGTCTGCCGCCGCGGCCGCCCTGGAGATGAATAACGGAGTGGTTGCAGAGTGCCGCCTGGCGCTGGGAGGCGTGGCGCCGGTGCCGTGGCGCGCCGAAGCCGCCGAAGCTGCGCTGCGCGGAAAGAGGCTCACAACGGCCGCCATCGACATCGCGACCGCCGCCGCGCTGAAGGATGCCCAGCCACTGGAGCATAATGGATACAAGGTACCATTGACCAGAACCATACTGAAGCGCGCGATTCGACAGGCCGCGGCCTAA
- a CDS encoding xanthine dehydrogenase family protein molybdopterin-binding subunit encodes MAPESGPQWGPKNSHTLLNHAIERVDGPAKATGSAKYTYDMRPPGMLFGLVLHSPYAKADVVSVDLTAAKAMPGVKAIYSIGTKRLNYEGDPVAAVAADTPEHAEDALRAIKVRYNKLPHAVTWKQALAPNAPKVYDSDGGVQGNLRPGSTSGDSDAAAAALKTCDAVVEHTFTVTQQHHNCLETHGLVVDYRGGNSAVVYASTQGTFTIPGESAADLGLGGDNAVTAIVEYMGGGFGSKFGIGLAGRIACTLSKMAKAPVRLMLTRPGEYLAAGNGSGGYIKVTGGATRGGKLAAMHAVMYRLGGLGQGSLAGLPYIYNAGTFYREVSSLHTNQDGSVALRAPGHPIPSFAMESMMDDLAAKIDMDPVEFRKQNTGDETYHRQLDTGARAIGWERRNKAPGATSGYGPDGALKRGMGCGLATWGGGGGPQCQVDVFITPDSAVVVQVGTQDLGTGTRTYTAAVIAEELGLPVSAVTARIGHSNYGQANASGGSTTAASLAPALKSAAYNAKVAFLARVAPVVGAAPDALSLANERVFVTADPAKGLTWKQACAALGSTGLSAHGEWVPGLSGNGVHGAHFAEVEVDTETGRVRVIKLVGVQDCGLPLNRLAVKSQINGGMIMGLGMALLETTVADEATGNMLNANMEEFKLPGSMEMPELVPIIDDGDTRNVVIGMAEPANIPASSAIANAVYNACGARVTDLPITPDKVLQALGKVHAS; translated from the coding sequence GTGGCACCTGAATCCGGCCCGCAATGGGGACCCAAAAACAGCCATACCTTGCTGAACCATGCCATTGAACGCGTAGATGGTCCGGCAAAGGCGACGGGATCCGCCAAATACACCTACGATATGCGCCCGCCCGGCATGCTCTTTGGTCTGGTCCTTCACTCACCGTATGCCAAGGCTGACGTGGTAAGTGTGGACCTGACTGCTGCGAAGGCGATGCCCGGTGTGAAGGCGATCTACTCCATCGGTACAAAGCGGCTGAACTACGAGGGTGATCCGGTAGCCGCCGTCGCGGCGGACACACCGGAGCATGCCGAGGATGCGCTGAGGGCTATTAAAGTCCGTTACAACAAGCTGCCGCACGCCGTCACCTGGAAGCAGGCGCTGGCGCCAAACGCGCCGAAGGTCTATGACTCCGATGGAGGTGTGCAGGGAAATCTGCGTCCCGGCAGCACGAGCGGTGACTCCGATGCAGCCGCAGCGGCGCTCAAAACGTGTGACGCCGTGGTGGAGCACACGTTCACCGTTACCCAGCAGCACCATAACTGTCTGGAGACGCACGGATTGGTGGTTGACTACCGGGGCGGCAACTCCGCCGTCGTGTACGCATCCACACAGGGCACGTTCACTATCCCCGGCGAATCTGCGGCCGACCTCGGGCTTGGCGGCGACAACGCCGTAACAGCCATTGTTGAGTATATGGGCGGCGGCTTCGGCAGCAAGTTTGGCATCGGCCTTGCCGGCCGCATCGCCTGCACACTCAGCAAGATGGCGAAAGCGCCGGTGCGCCTGATGCTGACGCGCCCAGGGGAGTATCTGGCGGCTGGAAACGGCAGCGGCGGCTACATCAAAGTCACGGGCGGCGCTACCCGCGGTGGGAAGCTTGCTGCCATGCATGCCGTTATGTACCGGCTCGGCGGTTTGGGCCAGGGGTCACTCGCCGGGCTGCCCTACATTTACAATGCGGGGACGTTTTACCGTGAAGTCAGCTCGCTCCACACCAATCAGGATGGCAGCGTGGCTCTTCGCGCGCCGGGACACCCCATTCCAAGCTTCGCGATGGAATCGATGATGGATGACCTTGCCGCGAAGATCGACATGGACCCGGTGGAGTTTCGCAAGCAGAACACCGGCGACGAAACGTACCATCGGCAGCTGGATACCGGCGCCAGAGCCATCGGCTGGGAGCGCCGGAACAAGGCGCCCGGCGCCACTAGCGGGTACGGGCCCGATGGCGCCCTCAAACGCGGAATGGGCTGCGGACTTGCCACGTGGGGAGGCGGCGGTGGCCCGCAATGCCAGGTGGATGTGTTCATTACGCCCGATTCGGCAGTGGTTGTACAGGTGGGAACGCAGGACCTGGGAACCGGCACGCGCACCTATACGGCCGCGGTGATTGCGGAGGAGCTCGGGCTGCCGGTGAGCGCGGTAACAGCCCGAATTGGCCACAGCAACTACGGCCAGGCGAACGCCTCCGGGGGCAGCACCACGGCCGCCTCGCTCGCACCGGCGCTCAAATCTGCGGCATATAACGCAAAAGTGGCGTTTCTTGCCCGGGTCGCTCCGGTGGTTGGCGCAGCCCCGGACGCCTTGAGCCTGGCAAACGAGCGCGTCTTCGTCACGGCCGATCCAGCAAAGGGCCTTACCTGGAAGCAGGCGTGCGCGGCGCTTGGCTCAACCGGCCTCTCTGCCCATGGTGAATGGGTTCCGGGCCTCTCCGGCAATGGCGTTCATGGCGCGCATTTCGCCGAGGTGGAGGTGGATACCGAGACGGGCCGGGTGCGGGTCATCAAACTGGTTGGCGTGCAGGATTGCGGCCTGCCGCTTAACCGGTTGGCGGTAAAGAGCCAGATCAACGGCGGAATGATCATGGGGCTTGGCATGGCGCTCCTGGAAACCACCGTGGCGGACGAGGCTACCGGGAATATGCTGAACGCCAATATGGAAGAGTTCAAGCTGCCTGGCTCCATGGAGATGCCGGAACTGGTTCCGATTATCGACGACGGCGATACGCGCAACGTGGTCATTGGAATGGCGGAGCCGGCAAACATTCCAGCCTCGTCGGCGATAGCCAACGCCGTCTACAACGCGTGCGGCGCCCGAGTGACGGACCTGCCCATCACACCGGACAAGGTACTGCAGGCGCTTGGCAAGGTACATGCATCATGA
- a CDS encoding DUF1326 domain-containing protein gives MKLAACTAAVLAACATAAMAAPGNGISAQYVEARTASVFAGACHYGGEVTTTGRKAEMAWHVTRGVWRGVDVSGLNALAAVVCTSNLKSASAPRKSVLYIDSRATNKQAAALADALKATCGAAFGNLMAIKRAPIEFAVTREHYTVSAEGITRLVVDAMPNHECCKQPNLVWYQPLVKLNNRRVGYTRTSGMHEPAIGANWTDNGQNTAFYGAFSG, from the coding sequence ATGAAGCTTGCAGCATGCACCGCCGCCGTCCTGGCGGCGTGCGCAACGGCCGCCATGGCGGCGCCCGGTAACGGAATATCGGCACAGTACGTGGAAGCGCGCACCGCCAGCGTTTTCGCCGGCGCATGCCACTACGGCGGCGAGGTCACCACAACGGGCCGCAAGGCAGAAATGGCGTGGCACGTCACGCGCGGCGTATGGCGTGGCGTTGATGTAAGCGGCCTGAACGCGCTGGCAGCCGTGGTGTGTACCAGCAACCTGAAGTCGGCCTCCGCTCCGCGCAAATCGGTGCTGTACATCGATAGTCGCGCTACCAACAAGCAGGCCGCCGCCCTCGCCGACGCCCTCAAGGCAACATGCGGTGCTGCATTTGGTAACCTGATGGCCATCAAGCGGGCGCCCATAGAGTTCGCGGTAACTCGCGAGCACTATACCGTCTCCGCCGAAGGCATCACACGGCTGGTTGTAGACGCCATGCCGAACCACGAATGCTGCAAGCAGCCGAACCTGGTATGGTATCAGCCGCTTGTAAAGCTGAACAACCGCCGCGTGGGTTACACACGCACCAGCGGGATGCACGAGCCCGCAATCGGCGCCAACTGGACAGATAACGGCCAGAATACCGCGTTTTACGGCGCCTTTTCGGGCTAG
- a CDS encoding family 78 glycoside hydrolase catalytic domain → MYGLPQLDYAGPQLRSLTAYHWHVRAWDERGNTSDVSESARFVTGLIPPRRWHSPWIAATTDTNNTDSPLLRTGFQLRSKPPEAWLAICGLGWFAAEINGKPVTASVLNPGFTRYDKRALYCVMDVANLLHEGENVLAVVLGNGWYNVQTRAVWRFHEAPWRASPRLSAILVDGEGVTLCETGPQWQTRTGPITRNCVYGGETFDARLVDPHWSQPGANPDGWRPALRVPPPGGRLAAQIAPAVTVTQTLPAVELTEPRPGCWLFDFGQVLAGWARLTTEAAPGEGISMEFGERLGDDGTLDNRNIATWVHSEDGAQPFQLDTYIGCGGKQRWEPSFTWHGFRYVQMQGCRRPPKRRDLEARLVHADVEPAGQFECSLPLINQIQHATRAAYLANLVSIPTDCPHREKNGWTGDAHLAAEQALYNFEPTALYRDWIQSFEDEQRPSGELPAIIPTSGWGYRWGNGPAWDSALLLIPWYLWWYRADRKTLERHYAAMKRYVEYLAGVAEGGILSIGLGDWVHPDTDTPVEVTSTAYFAVDADLLSQVAALTGHPADAVRYRKLATSVRAAFCRAFVNHTTGQVANGSQTALSCALYQEMLPRETRGKTAARLVDAVHHAGFHPDCGILGAKYLLNALLDAGHWEIAWRVITQRGYPGWAWWMEQGATTLWESWQGVDSRCHIMFGDISAWFYRALAGITPAAPGFQRFRVAPCCPVELAWVRSRVPTPFGEIHMAWERRSGQVEAELQVPVGTEAEIAIPECRIAESAGGRGESVDGQCLPAGKWRLRWRPSETTTHTFEGVVT, encoded by the coding sequence ATGTATGGCTTACCGCAGCTGGACTACGCCGGCCCGCAGCTGCGTTCACTCACCGCCTACCACTGGCATGTTCGCGCCTGGGACGAACGCGGCAATACTTCGGATGTCAGCGAGTCCGCACGCTTTGTTACCGGCCTGATCCCGCCACGACGCTGGCACAGCCCCTGGATTGCCGCCACAACCGATACCAACAATACCGACTCGCCGCTCCTTCGTACAGGTTTCCAGCTGCGATCGAAGCCACCGGAGGCTTGGCTGGCAATCTGCGGGCTTGGCTGGTTCGCTGCTGAAATCAACGGCAAGCCGGTGACCGCCAGCGTTCTCAACCCTGGCTTTACCCGCTACGACAAGCGCGCGCTCTACTGCGTGATGGATGTTGCGAACTTGCTGCATGAGGGCGAAAACGTGCTGGCCGTCGTGCTGGGCAACGGCTGGTACAACGTTCAGACTCGTGCGGTATGGCGGTTTCACGAAGCGCCATGGCGCGCCTCCCCACGTCTGTCGGCCATCCTGGTGGATGGTGAGGGAGTCACTCTGTGCGAAACAGGGCCGCAGTGGCAAACACGTACCGGGCCGATTACGCGGAACTGCGTCTACGGTGGCGAAACGTTCGACGCCCGCCTGGTAGATCCGCACTGGTCCCAACCGGGTGCGAACCCCGACGGGTGGCGCCCAGCTCTTCGCGTACCTCCGCCTGGCGGCCGGCTGGCGGCGCAAATTGCCCCTGCGGTCACCGTGACGCAGACGCTGCCAGCAGTCGAACTTACCGAGCCCAGGCCGGGTTGTTGGCTCTTCGATTTTGGACAGGTTCTGGCCGGATGGGCGCGCCTTACTACGGAGGCTGCGCCGGGCGAAGGGATCAGCATGGAGTTTGGCGAGCGCCTCGGTGATGACGGAACGCTGGATAACCGTAACATTGCAACCTGGGTGCATTCGGAAGATGGCGCACAGCCGTTTCAGTTGGATACCTATATTGGGTGCGGCGGCAAGCAGCGCTGGGAGCCCAGCTTTACATGGCATGGCTTCCGGTATGTGCAGATGCAGGGCTGTCGCAGGCCGCCGAAGCGCCGGGATCTCGAGGCACGACTCGTACATGCCGATGTGGAACCCGCAGGACAGTTCGAGTGCTCGCTGCCGCTGATCAACCAGATTCAGCACGCGACACGAGCCGCGTATTTGGCCAACCTGGTATCGATTCCGACCGACTGTCCGCACCGTGAAAAGAACGGCTGGACGGGCGACGCGCACCTGGCCGCCGAACAGGCGCTCTATAACTTTGAGCCGACGGCGCTCTATCGGGACTGGATTCAGAGCTTTGAGGACGAACAGCGGCCCAGCGGCGAGCTTCCCGCGATTATCCCCACCAGCGGTTGGGGATACCGCTGGGGAAATGGGCCGGCGTGGGACAGCGCGCTTCTGCTGATCCCCTGGTACCTCTGGTGGTACCGTGCGGACCGCAAAACGCTAGAACGGCACTATGCCGCGATGAAGCGGTACGTGGAGTACCTCGCCGGTGTTGCCGAGGGCGGAATCCTCTCCATTGGCCTCGGCGACTGGGTGCATCCTGATACCGATACGCCGGTTGAGGTTACCTCTACGGCCTATTTCGCCGTGGATGCCGACCTTCTGTCGCAAGTAGCTGCGTTGACGGGTCACCCGGCCGATGCAGTCCGTTACCGCAAACTCGCCACAAGCGTCCGCGCCGCATTCTGCCGCGCGTTTGTCAACCACACAACGGGGCAGGTTGCCAACGGCAGTCAGACGGCGCTCTCGTGCGCACTCTACCAGGAGATGCTTCCGCGCGAGACGCGCGGCAAAACCGCTGCGCGTCTGGTGGATGCGGTCCACCACGCGGGCTTCCACCCGGATTGCGGAATACTGGGCGCCAAATACCTCCTCAACGCGCTTTTGGATGCCGGCCATTGGGAGATCGCGTGGCGCGTGATCACTCAGCGCGGCTATCCCGGCTGGGCCTGGTGGATGGAGCAAGGAGCAACGACGCTGTGGGAGAGCTGGCAGGGGGTCGATTCCCGGTGTCACATCATGTTTGGCGACATCAGCGCCTGGTTCTACCGCGCGCTGGCCGGCATAACGCCGGCAGCGCCGGGATTCCAACGCTTTCGCGTGGCGCCGTGTTGCCCCGTTGAACTGGCGTGGGTGCGCAGCCGCGTACCCACGCCGTTTGGAGAGATACACATGGCGTGGGAGCGGCGTAGTGGGCAGGTGGAAGCCGAACTGCAGGTACCCGTAGGCACGGAGGCGGAGATCGCGATTCCGGAGTGCCGCATTGCAGAATCAGCCGGAGGGCGGGGTGAGAGCGTCGACGGCCAGTGCCTGCCGGCCGGCAAATGGCGGCTTCGATGGCGGCCGTCCGAAACAACAACTCATACGTTTGAAGGAGTAGTAACTTAG
- a CDS encoding nucleotidyltransferase family protein, which yields MTERSRTDVDAVVLAAGASRRLGRPKQLEDIGGKAVIAHVVDNIVESGACRRIAVVLPPDPELALTIRKALAGRKLTFTENGCAESPMLHSIKLGIAALPTPLYGIMVALGDQPLVLPATILALCRRPRRDGVVIPRLNGRSGHPIVIGTFILHDVLAIPAASSLKEFIDSRRSLVRYISVPDIGTVMDVDTQRDLDAVRDVYRVRMELRWADG from the coding sequence ATGACGGAACGATCTCGCACCGACGTGGATGCCGTGGTGCTTGCCGCCGGCGCATCCCGCCGCCTGGGCCGGCCCAAGCAACTGGAGGACATTGGCGGCAAAGCCGTGATTGCACACGTAGTGGATAACATTGTTGAGAGTGGCGCGTGTAGACGCATTGCCGTGGTGCTGCCGCCGGACCCGGAACTGGCTCTTACTATTCGTAAGGCACTGGCGGGCCGCAAGCTGACCTTTACCGAAAATGGCTGCGCCGAGTCGCCGATGCTCCACTCGATCAAACTTGGAATCGCTGCTCTACCCACGCCGCTCTACGGCATCATGGTTGCACTGGGGGATCAGCCGCTGGTACTGCCTGCGACTATTCTGGCACTATGCCGCAGGCCGCGCCGCGACGGAGTCGTCATCCCGAGGTTGAATGGCCGTAGCGGCCACCCAATCGTCATTGGCACCTTCATCCTTCACGACGTGCTGGCCATACCAGCGGCCTCGTCGTTGAAGGAGTTTATCGATTCGCGGAGAAGTTTGGTACGGTACATATCCGTACCTGATATCGGTACGGTAATGGATGTGGATACGCAGCGCGACCTCGATGCGGTGCGCGACGTATATCGAGTGCGGATGGAATTGAGGTGGGCGGATGGCTGA
- a CDS encoding (2Fe-2S)-binding protein translates to MAERKKKVNQRAAFSRRQFITSVGLAGAGSLGAEALLRHEPGADEPLAGSAAGVTLAQGAHPVTLRVNGKPVTVNVEARTTLISALRDYADPPITGPKLVCDEAACGACTVLVNGKTAYACMLLAVDVVGSEISTVEGFAANGMSPVQEAFVEKDAMMCGFCTPGFVTSITALLRENPNPTEEQVKQACSGNICRCGTYPHVFAAALAAAKPASGK, encoded by the coding sequence ATGGCTGAACGTAAGAAGAAGGTGAACCAGCGCGCGGCGTTCAGCCGGCGCCAGTTTATAACCAGCGTTGGGCTGGCGGGCGCCGGCAGCCTGGGAGCGGAAGCCCTGCTGCGCCACGAGCCTGGCGCCGATGAGCCGCTGGCCGGCTCTGCCGCAGGCGTGACTTTGGCGCAGGGTGCACATCCCGTAACCCTGCGGGTAAACGGAAAGCCCGTCACCGTAAATGTGGAGGCGCGCACCACCCTGATATCGGCGCTGCGCGATTACGCCGATCCACCGATCACCGGGCCAAAGCTGGTCTGCGATGAGGCCGCATGTGGCGCCTGCACGGTACTGGTAAACGGCAAGACTGCCTACGCCTGTATGCTGCTGGCCGTGGATGTTGTAGGCAGTGAGATCAGCACCGTCGAGGGATTTGCAGCTAATGGAATGAGCCCCGTCCAGGAGGCCTTTGTGGAGAAGGACGCCATGATGTGCGGCTTCTGCACACCGGGATTTGTAACGTCGATTACAGCACTCCTGCGCGAGAATCCGAATCCCACCGAAGAGCAGGTCAAGCAGGCGTGCTCCGGAAACATCTGCCGGTGCGGTACGTACCCGCATGTGTTTGCCGCGGCGCTGGCTGCGGCAAAACCCGCATCCGGCAAATAG